Proteins from a genomic interval of Thermomicrobiales bacterium:
- the accD gene encoding acetyl-CoA carboxylase, carboxyltransferase subunit beta, which translates to MRELFRRQPRFTTSDEEDARSQVPNDLWVKCPKCGELAYNKEHLHGHRVCQRCGYHFRLAARERIELMADPGSFIEWDAELVPDDPLGFSVDNETYAEKAHKTTAKSGVSEAVISGEIAIGGRPAALVVTDFSFMGASMGSVYGEKLARASERAAAGCYPLITISASGGARMQEGLFSLMQMAKTTAALTKLSEQRLPHIAILTDPCYGGVTASYATVADVIIAEPGALVGFAGPRVIEQTIRQKLPEGFQTAEFLLEHGMIDQVVPRSALKASINLLMNIYQQAAGCLVPPERLTAGVADA; encoded by the coding sequence ATGAGAGAACTCTTCCGCCGCCAGCCACGCTTTACGACATCCGACGAAGAGGATGCCCGCTCACAGGTGCCGAATGACCTCTGGGTCAAGTGCCCCAAGTGCGGCGAGTTGGCCTACAACAAAGAGCATCTGCACGGCCATCGCGTCTGCCAGCGTTGCGGCTACCATTTCCGCCTCGCCGCACGCGAGCGCATCGAGCTCATGGCGGACCCGGGCAGCTTCATCGAATGGGACGCCGAGCTGGTGCCGGACGATCCGCTCGGCTTCAGCGTCGATAACGAAACCTACGCCGAAAAGGCGCACAAGACGACCGCGAAATCCGGCGTCTCCGAAGCGGTCATCTCTGGCGAGATCGCAATTGGTGGCCGACCGGCTGCACTCGTCGTCACCGATTTCTCGTTCATGGGTGCCAGCATGGGGTCGGTCTACGGCGAGAAGCTGGCGCGAGCATCCGAGCGGGCCGCCGCCGGTTGCTACCCCCTTATCACCATCTCGGCCTCGGGCGGCGCACGCATGCAGGAGGGGCTGTTCTCGCTGATGCAGATGGCCAAGACGACTGCGGCGCTCACCAAGCTCTCCGAGCAACGCCTGCCGCACATCGCGATCCTGACCGACCCGTGCTACGGCGGCGTCACCGCGTCCTACGCGACCGTGGCCGACGTCATCATCGCCGAACCTGGCGCGCTCGTCGGCTTCGCCGGGCCACGGGTCATCGAGCAGACGATCCGACAGAAGTTGCCAGAAGGGTTCCAGACTGCCGAGTTCCTGCTGGAGCACGGCATGATCGACCAGGTTGTACCCCGCTCGGCACTCAAGGCATCGATCAACCTGCTGATGAACATTTACCAGCAGGCTGCCGGTTGCCTCGTGCCACCAGAGCGACTCACCGCCGGAGTGGCTGATGCCTGA
- a CDS encoding acetyl-CoA carboxylase carboxyltransferase subunit alpha encodes MPETDGLSPWDRVQIARNAARPHTLHYVNQLCADFVEFHGDRAAGDDQALVGGLAHFRGRSVMIIGHQKGENTKENIARNFGMPKPTGYRKALRLMRHAEKFRFPVITFVDTPGADPGLASEEGGQAFAIADNIYVMATLETPIISVVIGEGGSGGALAIGVADRVLMLENSVYSVASPEAAAAILWKDAARAPEAAAAMGVTAPDLRSFGLVDDVIPEPTPAHEDPATTINAVGDAIERHLDELSTLTTDGPQPLLQARYAKYRAMGRWTETQQASITVPADPPIRE; translated from the coding sequence ATGCCTGAGACTGATGGGCTGAGCCCGTGGGATCGTGTCCAGATCGCGCGCAACGCCGCGCGACCGCACACGCTGCACTATGTCAACCAGCTCTGCGCTGATTTCGTCGAGTTCCACGGCGACCGCGCCGCTGGCGACGATCAGGCGCTGGTTGGCGGACTTGCCCACTTCCGTGGCCGCAGCGTCATGATCATCGGCCACCAGAAGGGCGAGAACACAAAGGAAAACATCGCCCGCAACTTCGGCATGCCGAAGCCGACCGGCTACCGCAAGGCGCTCCGCCTGATGCGCCACGCCGAGAAGTTCCGCTTCCCGGTCATCACCTTTGTCGACACACCGGGCGCAGACCCGGGCCTCGCCTCCGAAGAGGGCGGCCAGGCGTTTGCCATCGCCGACAACATCTACGTCATGGCAACGCTGGAAACGCCGATCATTTCCGTCGTCATCGGCGAAGGCGGCAGCGGCGGCGCGCTGGCAATCGGCGTCGCCGACCGTGTGCTCATGCTGGAGAACTCCGTCTATTCCGTCGCCTCACCCGAGGCCGCAGCTGCGATTCTCTGGAAAGACGCTGCCCGCGCACCGGAAGCCGCCGCCGCAATGGGCGTGACCGCGCCCGACCTGCGCTCCTTCGGTCTGGTCGACGACGTCATCCCCGAGCCGACACCGGCCCACGAAGACCCGGCCACCACGATCAACGCCGTCGGCGACGCCATCGAACGCCACCTCGACGAGTTGTCCACGCTTACCACCGACGGGCCACAACCGCTGCTTCAGGCGCGCTACGCCAAGTACCGCGCGATGGGCCGCTGGACCGAGACCCAGCAAGCCAGCATCACCGTCCCGGCCGACCCGCCCATAAGGGAGTGA
- a CDS encoding glucose-1-phosphate adenylyltransferase, with the protein MPSLEREKTVAMILAGGQGERLSVLSRQRAKPAVMFAGKYRIIDFALSNCVNSGIYDVAVLTQYRPHSLNDHIGHGRPWDLDRATGGVHVLQPYLGRARSDWYRGTADAIYHNLFYVQESRATDVLILSGDHVYAMDFRPMLARHRELNADVTVAVQPVPWEDASRFGVMTTDDEDCIIDFDEKPAEPRSNLASMGVYVFKAEVLLDVFRRPDSNLSMIDFGHEVIPFLIGDGNVYAHRFAEYWRDVGTLQSYWEANMEQLEDVPGLNLYNPDWRIHTRSEERPPTKIMDGSHVSRALLSNGCIVIRGEVYHSVLSPGVIVHEGAIVRDSIIMTDTVIGPGAVIDRCIIDKAVHIGAGTHLGVGDDYAPNWLEPSRLNTGLTIVGRGASVPARVTAGRNVLIAPDIDETAFESLEIVSGETIDPNVPIWS; encoded by the coding sequence ATGCCGTCGCTCGAACGCGAGAAGACCGTTGCGATGATCCTTGCCGGTGGTCAGGGGGAGCGCCTGAGCGTGCTCTCGCGCCAGCGGGCCAAGCCCGCCGTGATGTTCGCCGGGAAGTACCGGATCATCGACTTCGCACTGTCGAACTGCGTCAACTCGGGGATCTACGATGTTGCAGTTCTGACGCAGTATCGCCCGCACTCGCTCAACGACCACATCGGCCACGGCCGCCCGTGGGACCTTGACCGCGCGACCGGCGGCGTTCACGTGCTGCAACCGTACCTGGGGCGTGCGCGATCCGACTGGTATCGCGGGACGGCGGACGCGATCTATCACAACCTGTTCTACGTGCAGGAGTCGCGCGCGACCGATGTGCTGATCCTTTCCGGCGACCACGTTTACGCGATGGACTTTCGCCCGATGCTGGCACGTCATCGCGAGTTGAACGCCGATGTCACCGTCGCCGTTCAGCCGGTGCCGTGGGAGGACGCCAGCCGGTTCGGCGTGATGACGACGGACGACGAAGATTGCATCATCGACTTTGACGAAAAGCCGGCCGAGCCGCGCTCCAACCTCGCCTCGATGGGTGTCTACGTCTTCAAGGCCGAGGTGCTGCTGGATGTCTTTCGCCGGCCGGACAGCAACCTGTCGATGATTGACTTTGGCCACGAGGTGATCCCGTTCCTGATCGGTGATGGGAACGTCTACGCGCATCGGTTCGCCGAATACTGGCGCGATGTCGGGACGCTGCAGTCGTACTGGGAAGCCAACATGGAGCAGCTGGAGGATGTGCCCGGCCTGAATCTGTACAACCCGGACTGGCGCATTCACACCCGCAGTGAGGAGCGGCCACCGACGAAGATCATGGACGGCTCGCACGTCTCACGCGCGCTGCTCTCGAACGGCTGTATCGTGATTCGTGGCGAGGTCTATCACTCAGTGCTGTCGCCGGGTGTGATCGTCCATGAAGGGGCGATCGTCCGCGACTCGATCATCATGACCGATACGGTGATCGGGCCCGGTGCCGTCATTGACCGCTGCATTATTGATAAGGCCGTACACATTGGGGCCGGCACGCATCTCGGCGTTGGCGATGATTACGCGCCGAACTGGCTGGAGCCATCGCGCCTGAACACCGGGTTGACGATCGTTGGTCGGGGGGCCAGCGTTCCGGCCCGGGTCACCGCCGGTCGGAACGTTCTGATCGCGCCGGATATCGATGAGACCGCGTTCGAGTCGCTGGAGATCGTCAGTGGGGAGACGATCGACCCGAATGTGCCGATCTGGTCGTGA